GTAGAGGCATTAAGTGGGCAGTTGCACGCACGctttggtggtggggggcaggtaTCAGGCTGGAGCTACCCCGCAGGTGATTGCTGCTGTGTCAGCCTAGGCGGAGCTGTGGTTTACACTGAGGAGGGGGGATTTTCAAGTCTCAGTGGTGGTACTCTTAACCGTCCAAGAGGATGGTGTGGGCCAAGAACTGGGTCTCTTGCTTGGGCACCTTGTTGAAGGTAGTCGGTGTTGGGGacacaggggagggagaaaagtggCCATGAGGAGGGTGTGGGCAAGAAGGATGATCTGGCAGGTTACCAAGGTTTCCAAGAGAGAAGTGGACATGAGAAGCATGTGGAGGCACAGGAGCAATTGAGGCTGGAACTGCTGCTTTTTCCCCTTGCTGTGGATTCCCCAGGATTTCGTGTTGACCCTTGGGTGGGACATGAGATGTTTCAGTCAGGATGGTAGGTTATTTCAGAGTCCACTGTGGTCATCTGTGAGTTATTAGGCCTAGGGTAGAAGAGCACTGGGGCTGGGTTTTGAATAAGGTTTAGGTGCGACTGGAGGGGACAGGATGGGCAGCACACAAGGGGATATCTGAGATGTGGGTGTGGTTCTGGTTGGTGAGGTTGAAGCAAAGAACAGAGCTAGCTTTCTCCCTATGAAGGGGAGGCTTTCCCAGCAGGATTCTGGACTGTGCTTAGTAGTAGAAGCCATCAGAGATGGAGTAGTTCTGGATCCTACTTGAGTTTGCTCAGCAAGCAGTGTCTTGTGATGTCTTGTGCCAAGTGACGAGGGGAGAGTCCAGGGGGAAGCCTGTGGTGCTGTCGGGCGGGGAGGTAGTTGTGGTGGTGGCGGGAACGCATCTGTGGGCTCCAGAGATGTAAAAGAGGTGCAGTCTACAGAGTAATGTGCCTGTGAAGAGGGAGTGTGAACTAATGGCCCCAGGGTCCTGATATTGAGGACTTAAGCTTGAAGGGAACGCCCAGATTTGGTTGTCTGGGATGCACAGTCTAGAGGACAACAGGGGTATTGGCAGGAGGAGTGGGgccctgtgtgccaggcccagAGTTTAGATGGTGTTTATCTGATGATCTGCTGTGGTTGCTGAGGGCTGAACAGCAATtagggaccatgaggagagagcACCAGGGGTGCCCATGGGGTagggttttttaagttttttttgtttgtttatttttgagagacagagacagctgtgagcgggggaggggcagagagagggagacacagaatctgaagcaggttccaggctccgagctgtcagcacagaagccaacatggggctcaaactcacaaaccatgaggtcacgacctgagccgaagtcagacacttaaccgattgagccacctaggcgcccctaatggGGTGCTTTTGTTGGGGGAAGAGACTGTGGATCTTTGGGAGAGGGGCTATTTGTGGTTTCATCTGTCTCCATCCTGACAGGACAGTGTGACATTTGAAGACGTGGCCATGTCCTTCTCTTGGGAGGAATGGGGTCTCCTCgatgaggctcagagatggcTATTCCACaatgtgatgctggagaactttGCACTTGTGACCTCCCTGGGTAAGGCCCTCATTCCTACCCCAGGGACCTGGGCTGAGCtctgcctttctgtttttatcccaGGGGTAGCTGGGTACTTGTCCCATCAGAAACACGGGCGCTGCTTCCTTCCCCATTTCTCGGTTACCTGTTGTTAGGGTTGGGCTGAGTGCACTGCCCCAGGGCTTCACTGGGAAGGATTCACGTGACCAGTAGTCTTGCAGTTATGCTACTGGTTTCCACCTTGCTTGCCCTTTCACTGTCTGGCTGACTCTGTCCAAATCCACACCACCTTCCTGCCCCAGGTTTTGCCCACTTCCTGTAAGTGAGGACATTCCCTTGTCCCTgcctgtgccaggaactgtggacACTGCCATGGTCAGTTCTCACGGGGACTATGGCAGTTCTTGCAGGGTCCTCCTCTGAGGATTGTTTTGGTAATActaattttctttcctgtggtCTCTTATGTGTTTAGTTGCTCTGGGCCTGTGCGGACCACTCATCTATCCTGCCTTTCCCTTAGGACTTGAATTGTGCAGGTCCTATTTAGTTCCTGAACCCCAGGTTGGGGAGGAGAGGCCTGGGTGCTTCGCAGGATCAATGTGACTCCGGCCATGACAAGATGGGCTGATCAGGGCTGTGTTCAGATGATACCAGAAACCTGTCCTATTCCGCTCAAGTCCTGGTGCCACTGGCCACCTCATTTCTACTTTCTTCCCCATTCTTGACACTTGCTGACTTGTCATTTCTGCTCTGAATTTGGTTCATTCCCCCTTCTCTGAGCCCCTCTCTTATTGCTTCCTCTGCAGCGCTCTGTCACGTCGGCCTGTACATACCATATCATGGGGTGTGCACGTATCCTCATGTGGTTCTTAAACACCAGATCTCTTACACTTGGTTTTCCTGGGCCCAGGTGCGCCCTTCTGCACAGTTACGGGCAAGGATTTACCGAGAGCCATTAGCAGAGGAGTGAGCTGTGGATCCTACTGCTCCTCCCTGTGCCATGCCCCCACCATGTGTTCTTCACCTGGTGAGGCCTCCCCACTGTGTGACCTTTAGAAGCAGCTTCTTGACCCTGACCCCAACTCCTTTGTCCCAGAAACAGTGCCATCAACTCATCCACTGGTGTATTGGACACACGTTAATGATGGTGCTGCCTCTTCCCACTACTGCGTCTGTGTATTTCACTAGAATTTCTCTGCTTGCAGGTTGTTGGCAtggagcaggggatggggaggcaCCTTCTGAGCAGAGCGCTTTTGTAGGAGCGTCTCGGGTTAGGACTCACCAGGCAAGCCCAGATCCCCAGAAGGCACACCCCTGTGAGATATGCGGTCTGGTCCTGAAAGACATTTTGGGTGTGGCTCTGCATCAGAGAACACATCCCCAGCTGAGACCTCGCACATGTGGGAGACGGACCAGTTTCATTGCAAACCTTCACCAGCACGGGAAGCAGCGCAGTGTAGAGAAACCCCTGAAGAGGGCTTCACTTGTGAAGAGCTGCAGGTTCCATGTGCCAGGGGAGTCCTTCACCTGTGGGGAGGTCGACAAGGACTTCCTCGCCGGTTCAGGCGAGCACCAGCACCAGGCCAGTCATGATGGACAGAAAGCTCACAGCAGCACCATGTGTGGGGAAGCTGTTCACAGTGGGAAAAGCCATCACAGTTGGTGTGAAGGCAAGAAAGCCTTCAGCCACAAATACTCTCTTGCTCAACACCAGAGTGTCCATGCCCAAGAAAAGCCTTACaaatgcagtgaatgtgggaaatccttcACCCGAAGGTTTAACCTCTTGCAGCATCAGAAAGTCCACACTGGAGAAATGCcctataaatgtaatgaatgtggaaaatTCTTCACCAATATCTTCGGTTTCATTCAGCACCAAAGAACTCACACTGGGGAAAAGCCTTACAAGTGCAGCAGATGTGGAAAATTCTTTGGCCAAAAGTCTACTCTTACTGTACATgagagaattcacactggagaaaagccTTATGGGTGCCGTGAATGTGGGAAATTCTTTAGACATAGCTCCAGCCTCATTAAACAtcagagagttcacactggagTGAGGCCTTATAAGTGTGGTGAATGTGGAAAATGTTTTACTGACAACTCCTGCCTCATTAAACACCGTagaattcacactggagaaaggccttatgagtgCAAGGAGTGTGGGAAACTTTTTAGCCAAAGTTTTGGACTCACTCAACACCAGAGAGTTCACACTAGAGAAAGACGTTATGAGTGCAGGATATGTGGGAAATCCTTAACCCGCAAGTCCTACCTCATTCAACACAACAGAGTTCACGCTAGAGACAGGGCTCCCGAGTGCAGGGAACATGGGGAATTCTTCAGTGACACCCAGTTtgctcaacaccaaaaaattcACATCCGAGAACGGCCTCATCAGTGCGACAAATGCGCAAAAGTTTTCAGCCGAAGGCCTAACCTCATTCATCACCACACAGGAAGTCTATATACATGCAGCAAATGTGGGAAAGTCTTCAGTCAGCGGCCTGCTCTGATTGAGCACCAGAATGTTCACAGTGCAGGTGGGCTTTATGAGTGCACTGAATGTGAGAAAGCCTTCAGCCAGAGATGTGACCTCATTTGACACAAGAAAGTCCCCACTGAAGAAAGACCTCAttgagtgcagtgaatgtgggaaagccttcagccaAAAGTCTCCCCTCATCAGGCACCGGGAAGTTCACACAGAGCAAAGCCATGGCCGTGTAGGGAACAGGCTGTTTACCTGTTTGATATAAAGACATTGGAGGAGAGCCTTCTGAAGGAGACATCTTCCTGAAGTTGAACTCCTGCATCTTAAAACACCACAGGGAAGATTCCCTGTATATTCCAGGTATGTGGGAAGCTTCCAGGAGCCACTCTTCCTAACCTGGGTGGGGCCCTTGCCGAGATTGTGTCACTGCCAGTTTCTGTGGTGTAAGTCCTCTGAACTCTACTGTCTGAAATGCCCAGGCTCCCGTGGTATTTACGGAAGTAGACCTCTGATTTCTCTGGAGAAAATGAGCAACTTGAGCCTTTAGGGGGACATCATTACCTTCTCTTTAATTCGTCACATTCTTGACCCAGTTTTCTCCCAGAAGACCTTATTTGTGTTCTGTTGGTGACTTGAAGAGGAAATTTGTCTTCATGGACATTGTTTTCATGACACTTGTGATGGATTTTCCAGTCTCCATGTCACCAACCTGTACACGGGTTCACCTTGCTATGGTTTGTGCAGTAAAAAAGGCCTTATTGTTCAAGCCACCTTTTGTCTTGGGGGTTGTATTCACTAACAGGTGCTTTGAAAACATGCAGGGGTGAACAGCTTGTGTGGGAGTCCCAAACTTTGGTGCGCCTCAGAAGAGACCGTGTAATGGCAGAGGACGGCTCTTCAGTTCGGGCCTAGTTCGCACTGTTGCCTGTGGCCTCCAAGGAGAGACTGTAGGCTTTGTACAACTGATTGGCAGCCTGAATGCCAAGGTCTTTTTGCAGACCCAGAGGTCACGCTGACGAGCACTGGGCAGTGGTGACAGTATCCGGTGCTTCCGGGACTAGTTTCTTTGCTTATGGCGCATATTCTCTGATGACCGCATGGTGAAGAGGAGTTTTCTTCCCCAGGTCCTTCAGAGGAGCCACGTGCCCTGATGTCTAGAGTTTTGTAAAGTAGTGTCACTGATCTTAAAGCTGTAGGGCCCAGGGAATACCGTCATTGGTGCACAGACATCGCGTTGACAGGGAGAGGTAGAGCCTGCAGTGAACAGGTGGACCGTGCCTCTTCTAAAAGTGTACCCATAGCTACTGCAGTGactgtggctgtggctgtgttGGGTGGGCACGTACCTTCGGGCCTGTGTGTCTTGAGTAGCTGAGGTCATTTGCATAGAAAATAAAGGTTTTGTGGATTCTTGTGGCTTTCTGGGCTGTTGACCTTAGAAGACTTACTACACATGCAGGAGAACAAGCATAGGGACGGGAGATCTCACAGTCCAGTGGTACGGCCTCTGTGACTAAGGTGGAAACATCCTTCATTGCTCAACAGTATTTGCTATTCCTGAGGTAAGGCATTCCTCCTAAAGCGTTAGCAGAGAGtgatggatggggcgcctgggtggctcagtcagttaagcatctgacacttgatttcagctcaggttatgatctcacagttcatgagttttgagcaccatgtcgggctctgctgtaacagcgcaaagcctgcttgggattctctctttctctctgtctctgcccttcccccatggttgctcgctctctcaaatataacattaaaaaaaaaaagaggaggtgaTGGAGATAGTAGAGGGTTGACAAACCTGATTTTTTATGA
The Lynx canadensis isolate LIC74 chromosome E2, mLynCan4.pri.v2, whole genome shotgun sequence genome window above contains:
- the LOC115502221 gene encoding zinc finger protein 154-like, which produces MPVTRAGGGSGVVGPVVTAWHLAAVMSGHEEERVPVDQGLGHGTFEDVAVYFSQEEWGLLGEVQRHLYHDVMLENLALIASLVKKDIFNLAEREGTHAGLKPCTCGPCGKLRLLSSHLHQHRRQNPGEKALRREENGALFVKSRIPVSDNIFPSGEAEKDFLGGVDLLQHQAIPSGECPHGGRGSRVVSCPREGQCSAASVGSPATERISSQSSRVLMPEKAFDSVTFEDVAMSFSWEEWGLLDEAQRWLFHNVMLENFALVTSLGTVDTAMHGKQRSVEKPLKRASLVKSCRFHVPGESFTCGEVDKDFLAGSGEHQHQASHDGQKAHSSTMCGEAVHSGKSHHSWCEGKKAFSHKYSLAQHQSVHAQEKPYKCSECGKSFTRRFNLLQHQKVHTGEMPYKCNECGKFFTNIFGFIQHQRTHTGEKPYKCSRCGKFFGQKSTLTVHERIHTGEKPYGCRECGKFFRHSSSLIKHQRVHTGVRPYKCGECGKCFTDNSCLIKHRRIHTGERPYECKECGKLFSQSFGLTQHQRVHTRERRYECRICGKSLTRKSYLIQHNRVHARDRAPDLYTCSKCGKVFSQRPALIEHQNVHSAGGLYECTECEKAFSQRCDLI